In the genome of Bacillus thuringiensis, the window CGTCTCACCCGGTACGAACCATTTTTTGAAGAAACAGACTCGCCAGTAAAAGGTACAGGAACAAGAGGTACTAACGAAGCTATACCTACATCAATTAAATACTGTACATTATCATAAGTTAAAATAATTGTTATATGGCCATCCTCAAGTGCCCATGCTTTTATATCATTTTTATAAACCGTACCTAATGCCAGTTGTACATCATAGCCACAGTCTTTTAAGAAATAGTAAAAAAGGGTGTTTAATTCATAACATAGGCCACCACGAGAGTTCATTAAGATTTTCTCTTGTAAGTTTTCTTTAGAAATTACTTTTGCATTACCCGCTATAACATCTAAATTCTCAAATGGTATAGTGTGTGCAAATGCAAAGAGAATTGTATTTAATTCTTCAAACTTCACTTCAGTACGCTTTGCAAGATTCAATCTTGTAAAAAGCTTATGTTGTAGACTTGTCATAGTCAGCACCCCTTAAAATGTATAAGTTAAAATAGTATATGTTGATTGTAAATTTGATGGGGTACTGAAACAATGTACATTTCGTTTAACTGTACCGGTACAAAAAGTCTAACCGACAAGATCACTTAAGATAAGAAGCTACGAATAGAAATTTAATAGTTTGTCTATAGGTAGATTATTATGATCGCTTAAATCAACAAAATACTGAAGTTGCCACATTTGGCTCTTTTTAGCTTGATTGCTAACAGTGGTATCCCAAACAGGATAAATTCTCATTGCCATTTTCCCTGTTTGACTTGGTGTTCTCAATATTTTTTCTTTAAGAAGAATCTCTTTAGGAAAAATAAATTGCCCTTGTTTATTATCAGCAATACAAGTGATTACTAATAAATCAGGAGCAGCTTCATAAGAGAAAGCTCTATTTCGCATATTTTCATCTTTCTCCCAAAAAGAAACAAATTGCCCAATTTTATTAGGAGTAACTTTTGATTTTCTAAAACGAATGGTTTTGTTATTTAAGTGGAATAAACATCCTGCATATTCTGCGTTTTGCTTTTCTTCTTTTAGATTCGTAATCATTAAATTGTTAGGTTTGTAAACTATATTATTTAAATTTTGGATTATATTATTAAAATTGTTCAAAAAAACTCCCCCTTTATTCATCTCTTAGTTTACCACAAACATCAGTTCTTCTATATCGTATATAATTATGAACTAAGTGAAATGGGGGAATTTAGCAGGATATAATTATTACTTTAATGTACTTAGTTTTTCAATTGCTTGTTGTTCAGTTGCTAAGTAAAAAATGTCATTCCCTTTATTACATTCATAAATAAAATCCTTTAAGCTTTTACTAGTATACATAGAGAAATCCCCAACAATAGCAATCTTTACCTTGTAGTTTATAAACTTTTGAAGGATATCCCCCGCAAGCCGTGTTTTTAGATTAAAGAAATCTTCACTTATTAAAGATTTATGGATAATAATATGTTTCGCATCTACCTCATATTGAACTGTTGCCATAGTATCTAATGCAGACTGAACATCCGATATTAATACCTTATCGTTTCTAATGACCGCAATATTGATTCCATCGATTACTAATTTCTTTATTTCCATAGTCCCACCCCTTTATAATTTACACAGTATGAGTAAAATTGTTTTACAAAACTTCGTATTAATCATAGATTAAATTAGCCTCAGCTATTAAAATCGCATCTATTTTTTATTGTAAATATCTATTTTTTATTACTAATACGGTCAATGAAATTAATGATAGTTTCTCTTTTTTTATATTTTTGAATATATATAGAATTACTTTTACTTGTTATAAAAATATTGCGGAGTAACATAACTTAACAAACTATCCAAAGTGTTAATCTCGGCATATGGTTGTATTTTGGTAGTATTTTTGATTTTCTGAGGGTTAAACCACACACCTTTTATATTTACATTTTGAGGACCAGCAATATCCTTTTCTAAGTCATCACCAACAAATAAAGTATTTTCCGGCTGTAAATTTAGCTTAT includes:
- a CDS encoding arylamine N-acetyltransferase family protein produces the protein MTSLQHKLFTRLNLAKRTEVKFEELNTILFAFAHTIPFENLDVIAGNAKVISKENLQEKILMNSRGGLCYELNTLFYYFLKDCGYDVQLALGTVYKNDIKAWALEDGHITIILTYDNVQYLIDVGIASLVPLVPVPFTGESVSSKNGSYRVRRKDTSKGNYVLERKDAAGEWKVCHAFYKHIIDEIVVNDVQRRVIEDEKSIFNKGPIAVKLTNSGHISLTNTSLTEIIHGEKNKREITEDQYKEFLYTLFAIKL
- a CDS encoding MepB family protein produces the protein MNNFNNIIQNLNNIVYKPNNLMITNLKEEKQNAEYAGCLFHLNNKTIRFRKSKVTPNKIGQFVSFWEKDENMRNRAFSYEAAPDLLVITCIADNKQGQFIFPKEILLKEKILRTPSQTGKMAMRIYPVWDTTVSNQAKKSQMWQLQYFVDLSDHNNLPIDKLLNFYS
- a CDS encoding DUF4180 domain-containing protein, whose amino-acid sequence is MEIKKLVIDGINIAVIRNDKVLISDVQSALDTMATVQYEVDAKHIIIHKSLISEDFFNLKTRLAGDILQKFINYKVKIAIVGDFSMYTSKSLKDFIYECNKGNDIFYLATEQQAIEKLSTLK